From one Candidatus Palauibacter polyketidifaciens genomic stretch:
- a CDS encoding bifunctional aldolase/short-chain dehydrogenase, with translation MKSAWSEREAAEFVERYAAEGIGEDLALRVYTTRLLGSEPRLVMHGGGNTSVKGRARDVTGAELDVLYVKGSGWDMGTIEPPGLPAVQLDPLLGLAEIDALSDEDMVNLQRRNLLDSTAPNPSVETLLHAWVPRTFIDHTHANAALVLTDQPDGEEICREVYGDRAAIVPYIMPGFDLAKAAKAAADAHPEAEGLVLLKHGLFTFGDTAHEAYELMIEWVSLAEARIEGGRRKVFAAAEAPSATASAGEIAPAIRGMLANRHGGEAQEGGAGDSERFILEHRASPAILAYVGGSELSRYSQVGTVTPDHAIRTKPLPVVLPAPPAGDLAAWTREARAAVEAYRTAYTAYFERHNPRYGGTKRMLDPSPRVVLVPGVGLFASGRDARAAAAAADLAETTVDVIADAESMDRFESITEAELFDIEYWSLEQAKLAGAKEKALARHVVVVTGGAGAIGRATAAVFRDAGAEVALFDLPGSSLDAAAEAGAGLAVPCDVTDDASVDRAFATVAARLGGVDILVSNAGAAWRGPMADVTDEVLRESFELNFFAHQRVTRAALRMMRAQGTGGCLLFNVSKQAVNPGPDFGPYGLPKAATLGLVRQYAIEHGWEGIRSNGVNADRIRSGVLTEEMIAARSEARGVTEDAYMRGNLLGREVRAEDVARAFVSLALARATTGAILTVDGGNVAAALR, from the coding sequence ATGAAAAGCGCGTGGAGCGAGCGCGAGGCGGCGGAGTTCGTCGAACGGTACGCCGCCGAGGGCATCGGGGAGGATCTCGCGCTGCGGGTGTACACGACGCGGCTCTTGGGTTCCGAGCCTCGACTCGTGATGCACGGCGGGGGCAACACGTCGGTCAAGGGCCGCGCCCGGGACGTGACCGGGGCGGAACTGGACGTGCTGTACGTGAAGGGGAGCGGCTGGGACATGGGGACGATCGAACCGCCCGGCCTTCCCGCGGTGCAGCTCGATCCGCTTTTGGGGCTGGCTGAGATCGACGCCCTGTCCGACGAGGACATGGTCAACCTGCAGCGCCGCAACCTGCTCGACTCGACGGCGCCGAACCCATCGGTGGAGACACTCCTGCACGCGTGGGTGCCGCGCACGTTCATCGACCACACGCACGCGAACGCGGCGCTCGTTCTCACGGACCAGCCCGATGGGGAGGAGATCTGCCGCGAGGTCTACGGCGACCGGGCCGCGATCGTGCCCTACATCATGCCCGGCTTCGACCTCGCGAAGGCGGCGAAGGCGGCGGCGGACGCCCATCCGGAGGCGGAAGGGCTCGTCCTCCTAAAGCACGGGCTGTTCACGTTCGGGGACACGGCGCACGAGGCGTACGAACTCATGATCGAGTGGGTGAGCCTCGCCGAGGCGCGCATCGAAGGCGGCCGGCGGAAGGTCTTCGCCGCTGCAGAGGCGCCATCGGCGACCGCCTCAGCGGGCGAGATCGCGCCGGCCATCCGCGGCATGCTCGCCAACCGGCACGGCGGCGAGGCGCAGGAGGGCGGGGCGGGAGACTCCGAGCGCTTCATCCTCGAGCACCGGGCCAGCCCGGCCATTCTCGCTTACGTCGGCGGCTCGGAGCTGTCGCGCTACAGCCAGGTCGGCACGGTCACGCCCGACCACGCGATCCGCACGAAGCCGCTTCCCGTCGTGCTCCCCGCGCCGCCCGCCGGCGACCTCGCCGCCTGGACCCGGGAGGCGCGGGCCGCGGTCGAAGCCTACCGAACGGCGTACACGGCCTACTTCGAGCGCCACAACCCGCGCTACGGCGGGACGAAACGCATGCTCGACCCGAGTCCGCGCGTGGTCCTGGTGCCGGGCGTGGGGCTGTTCGCGAGCGGACGGGACGCCCGGGCCGCGGCCGCGGCGGCCGACCTCGCCGAGACCACCGTCGATGTCATCGCGGACGCGGAAAGCATGGACCGCTTCGAGAGCATTACCGAGGCCGAGCTGTTCGACATCGAATACTGGTCGCTCGAACAGGCGAAGCTGGCCGGTGCGAAGGAGAAGGCGCTGGCCCGCCACGTCGTCGTCGTCACGGGCGGCGCCGGCGCGATCGGCCGGGCCACGGCCGCCGTGTTCCGGGACGCCGGCGCCGAGGTCGCCCTCTTCGACCTGCCGGGCTCCTCGCTCGACGCCGCCGCCGAGGCCGGAGCGGGGCTCGCCGTCCCATGCGACGTGACGGACGACGCCTCCGTCGACCGCGCGTTCGCCACCGTCGCCGCCCGCTTAGGCGGCGTCGACATCCTCGTCTCGAACGCCGGAGCGGCCTGGCGCGGTCCCATGGCCGACGTGACGGACGAGGTGCTGCGGGAGAGCTTCGAGCTGAACTTCTTCGCCCACCAGCGCGTCACGCGGGCGGCCCTGCGCATGATGCGCGCCCAGGGGACGGGCGGCTGCCTCCTCTTCAACGTCTCGAAGCAGGCGGTCAACCCGGGCCCGGACTTCGGCCCGTACGGATTGCCGAAGGCGGCGACCCTCGGACTCGTGCGCCAGTACGCCATCGAACACGGATGGGAGGGCATCCGGTCGAACGGGGTGAACGCCGACCGCATCCGGAGCGGCGTCCTCACCGAGGAGATGATCGCGGCCCGCTCCGAGGCGCGCGGCGTGACCGAGGACGCCTACATGCGCGGCAACCTCCTCGGCAGGGAGGTCCGAGCCGAGGATGTCGCCCGGGCCTTCGTTTCCCTGGCACTCGCCCGCGCGACGACCGGCGCGATCCTCACCGTGGATGGCGGTAACGTCGCCGCCGCCCTCCGCTGA
- a CDS encoding S9 family peptidase produces the protein MSRRILGLGILAVLVSTVPLSGQRRAMTIVDLIDIPGLADPRISPNGSEVLYVRTDTDWEANATVSHIWRVAMDGSGTTRMTNGEGGESSPRWSPDGSRVAFVANRHDTEHNQVFVMPTRGGEAGAVSEHPTPVGSISWSGDGAWIYFMAVDEKSEAEKAREAVNDNVFRYEEDKRPTGLWRVPSEGGAAERVTEAGLMVRGYSTSRDGTLLLVQLAPTALYDDLLNSELWVMGPDGTGARRITDNHVGEVGASLSPDNRHALFVANTNDELSDFYFNQRLFVVPTDGGDPVSVVPGGSFDVNAAVWSRDGRSIYFRANTGVRQQIYSVPADASDAESAEAVTEGDHSVGAWDYHPSSGMHLYAVSSSTNAGDLWAMTGSGPARQVTHLFDYLAEEFLLPRMEAVQYAGEDGVEVEGLIFFPIDYQEGERYPLVVQTHGGPPSSDKFRFARSSNYETVLAARGWFVFKPNYRGSTGYGDDFLRNMIGNYFDQAHKDVMAGVDHLIERGLVDGDRMAKMGWSAGGHMTNKIITWTDRFKAASSGAGAVNWMSMYAQSDVRIYRTPWFGGTPWSEDAPIEQYMADSPLFDLHKVVTPTLVLVGENDERVPMPQSVELYQGLKHNGVPTHLYVAPEQGHGWVELQQRLFKANVELDWYYRWVLGEEYEWETSPVHPDKKAAVTTAGG, from the coding sequence ATGTCTCGCCGCATCCTCGGACTCGGAATCCTCGCCGTCCTCGTCTCCACCGTCCCCCTCTCCGGCCAGCGCCGCGCGATGACGATCGTGGATCTGATCGACATCCCCGGCCTCGCCGACCCGCGAATATCGCCGAACGGGTCGGAAGTGCTCTACGTGAGGACGGACACCGACTGGGAAGCCAACGCCACGGTTTCCCACATCTGGCGCGTCGCGATGGATGGCTCCGGCACGACGCGCATGACGAACGGCGAGGGCGGTGAATCGAGCCCGCGCTGGTCGCCCGACGGCTCGCGCGTCGCCTTCGTCGCGAACCGGCACGATACGGAGCACAACCAGGTGTTCGTGATGCCGACCCGCGGCGGCGAGGCCGGCGCCGTGAGCGAGCACCCGACGCCCGTGGGTTCGATTTCGTGGTCCGGCGATGGCGCCTGGATCTACTTCATGGCGGTCGACGAGAAGTCGGAGGCCGAGAAGGCGCGCGAAGCGGTCAACGACAACGTGTTTCGCTATGAAGAGGACAAGCGCCCGACCGGACTGTGGCGAGTGCCGAGCGAGGGCGGCGCCGCGGAGCGCGTGACGGAGGCCGGCCTGATGGTCCGCGGGTATTCGACCTCGCGCGACGGCACGCTCCTCCTCGTGCAGTTGGCGCCGACCGCCCTCTACGACGACCTGCTGAACTCGGAACTGTGGGTGATGGGTCCCGATGGGACCGGCGCGCGCCGGATCACCGACAATCACGTGGGAGAAGTCGGCGCGTCCCTTTCTCCCGACAACCGCCACGCGCTCTTCGTCGCGAACACGAACGACGAACTGAGCGACTTCTACTTCAACCAGCGCCTGTTCGTCGTCCCGACCGACGGCGGCGATCCCGTCTCCGTGGTGCCGGGAGGAAGCTTCGACGTCAACGCCGCGGTGTGGTCGCGAGACGGCCGCTCGATCTACTTCCGCGCGAATACCGGCGTTCGCCAGCAGATCTACTCCGTGCCCGCCGATGCCTCCGATGCGGAGAGCGCCGAGGCGGTCACCGAGGGAGACCACTCGGTCGGCGCCTGGGACTATCACCCTTCATCCGGCATGCACCTCTACGCGGTCAGCAGTTCGACCAACGCGGGGGACCTGTGGGCGATGACGGGATCGGGCCCGGCACGCCAGGTCACGCACCTCTTCGACTATCTTGCCGAGGAGTTCCTTCTGCCGCGCATGGAAGCCGTGCAGTACGCCGGAGAGGACGGCGTCGAGGTGGAAGGTCTCATCTTCTTTCCCATCGACTACCAGGAGGGCGAGCGCTACCCGCTCGTCGTTCAGACGCACGGAGGCCCGCCGTCGTCCGACAAGTTCCGCTTCGCGCGCTCGAGCAACTACGAAACCGTGCTCGCCGCCCGCGGATGGTTCGTCTTCAAGCCCAACTATCGCGGGTCCACCGGATACGGCGACGACTTCCTGCGCAACATGATCGGCAACTACTTCGATCAGGCCCACAAGGACGTGATGGCCGGCGTGGATCATCTCATCGAGCGCGGACTCGTGGACGGCGACCGCATGGCGAAGATGGGCTGGAGCGCCGGCGGCCACATGACGAACAAGATCATCACCTGGACGGACCGCTTCAAGGCGGCGTCGTCGGGCGCGGGGGCCGTGAACTGGATGTCGATGTACGCGCAATCCGACGTCCGCATCTATCGCACGCCGTGGTTCGGGGGCACCCCGTGGTCCGAGGACGCCCCGATCGAGCAGTACATGGCCGATTCACCGCTCTTCGACCTCCACAAGGTCGTGACCCCGACCCTGGTCCTCGTCGGGGAGAACGACGAACGCGTGCCGATGCCGCAGTCCGTCGAACTGTACCAGGGACTGAAGCACAACGGCGTCCCGACCCACCTCTACGTGGCGCCCGAGCAGGGTCACGGCTGGGTGGAGCTGCAGCAGCGCCTGTTCAAGGCGAACGTCGAACTGGACTGGTACTACCGCTGGGTGCTGGGCGAGGAGTACGAGTGGGAGACGTCCCCCGTCCACCCGGACAAGAAAGCCGCCGTCACCACGGCCGGCGGATAG
- a CDS encoding DUF4143 domain-containing protein, translated as MVMGPRQSGKMTLCRTVLSDRPHVSLRRLDVRTEVRLDPEGFVREYRDGAVIHDAQLETVLIAYLRELVDEDPAPGRFVLTGSMHFGLSPVINAWMARRVGVLQLLPPGFDELARFGRPPPSMLDALWTGAYPTIHQGNISPRVWLRDHLAAYLDRDVLSLRNIANLGAFSEFVRLVAGRTAEEVNLSALAADVGIRHNTVKAWLHVLESSFLVFRVPAYRPNLRTRQIKAPKLHFLDSGLACYLLGIRSAEELRHHPLRGQIFESWVAAEVFKAITHRGEEPRLRHYRAAGTEVNLVIDRGERLILAEAKSGATVVPRFLLGMRTLGKALGRTGLFVDRRLIYGGDFPHRHGDVDVLPWNRMLEKTWN; from the coding sequence ATGGTCATGGGGCCACGGCAGTCCGGCAAGATGACGCTCTGCCGGACCGTTCTCTCCGACCGGCCCCACGTGTCGCTGAGACGGCTTGACGTGCGCACCGAGGTGCGGCTGGATCCCGAGGGTTTCGTGCGGGAGTATCGGGACGGGGCGGTGATCCACGACGCCCAGTTGGAGACCGTGTTGATTGCCTATCTTCGGGAACTCGTGGACGAAGATCCGGCTCCGGGGCGCTTTGTGCTGACCGGGTCGATGCACTTCGGATTGAGTCCGGTGATAAACGCGTGGATGGCGCGTCGCGTGGGCGTCCTTCAACTGCTTCCGCCGGGATTTGACGAGTTGGCGCGTTTCGGAAGACCGCCGCCGAGTATGCTCGACGCGCTCTGGACCGGGGCGTACCCGACGATTCACCAGGGTAACATCTCGCCCCGGGTCTGGCTTCGGGATCATCTCGCAGCGTACCTGGATCGCGACGTCCTGTCGCTGCGGAACATCGCGAACCTCGGGGCCTTCTCGGAGTTCGTGAGACTGGTTGCCGGACGAACCGCGGAAGAGGTGAATCTGTCCGCGCTGGCGGCCGACGTCGGCATCCGGCACAACACGGTCAAGGCTTGGCTCCATGTCCTGGAGTCCAGCTTCCTTGTCTTTCGGGTCCCGGCGTACCGCCCCAACTTGCGCACGCGTCAGATCAAGGCGCCCAAGCTTCACTTTCTGGATTCGGGACTGGCCTGCTACCTGCTCGGCATCCGCTCGGCGGAGGAACTCCGCCATCACCCGTTGAGAGGGCAGATCTTCGAGAGCTGGGTGGCGGCGGAGGTTTTCAAGGCGATCACCCATCGCGGCGAAGAGCCGCGTTTGCGGCATTACAGGGCGGCGGGCACCGAGGTCAATCTCGTCATTGATCGGGGAGAGCGGCTCATCCTGGCCGAGGCGAAGTCCGGCGCCACGGTCGTCCCGCGTTTCCTCCTCGGCATGCGGACGCTCGGGAAGGCGCTGGGGAGAACGGGGCTGTTCGTCGACCGCCGGCTGATCTACGGAGGCGACTTTCCTCACCGACACGGCGACGTGGACGTCCTGCCGTGGAACCGGATGCTGGAGAAGACCTGGAACTGA
- a CDS encoding type II toxin-antitoxin system prevent-host-death family antitoxin has protein sequence MYMIRVNIAEARADLARYLARVERGETVTLCRRNVPIAEIRPLPSTPIRERPIGIDRGMKVPASFFEPLPESVLRAFQGDAGEP, from the coding sequence ATGTACATGATCAGGGTCAACATCGCCGAAGCTCGGGCCGATCTGGCTCGGTATCTCGCCCGCGTGGAGCGCGGCGAGACCGTCACGCTGTGCCGGCGCAACGTGCCCATCGCCGAGATCCGCCCCCTGCCCTCGACACCGATCCGGGAACGTCCGATCGGCATCGACCGGGGCATGAAGGTGCCGGCGAGCTTCTTCGAACCTCTGCCGGAATCCGTACTACGGGCCTTCCAGGGTGACGCCGGCGAGCCGTGA
- a CDS encoding serine hydrolase, whose translation MIPLRQRAIRAILLSGAILLSGCATSAGPGWPGDTWPVSTAEAEGVDPAAVDSLIADIDAGRYGLIDQFLLIRNGRVIADRRWDHGARYAELLAVQEDTADHQYNYDHPSWHPYYRDTDLHSLQSVTKSVTSVAFGIAVDGGHIPSVEAPAWPYFEMYGVDLGDPRRAAASLEDFLTMRSGIDWAVPGQTYDDGTHPTVVLEASDAWIDYVVARPVGTEPGTRFDYNDGVSVLLGKIVREATGQRLDAWAEERLFRPIGIDKYYWKLAPDGEVDSEGGLYLSTHDLARIGYLMLRGGEWDGRQVVSRQWVETSTSPVVPDVAPDNDRPDTGYGYQWWVPVHEDGETRVFAGNGYGGQFLHVVPEYDLISVFNGWTLHEQPELFSWTALQDRILPAVSQPRQDPP comes from the coding sequence ATGATCCCCCTCCGCCAACGAGCGATTCGGGCGATCCTCCTGTCGGGAGCGATCCTCCTGTCGGGCTGCGCCACGAGCGCGGGGCCCGGCTGGCCGGGCGATACGTGGCCCGTCTCCACGGCGGAGGCCGAGGGCGTCGATCCGGCCGCGGTCGACTCGCTGATCGCCGACATCGATGCCGGACGCTACGGCCTCATCGACCAATTCCTCCTCATCCGCAACGGACGCGTGATCGCCGACCGCCGCTGGGACCACGGCGCGCGGTACGCCGAACTTCTCGCCGTGCAGGAGGACACGGCAGACCATCAGTACAACTACGATCACCCGTCGTGGCATCCGTACTACCGGGACACCGACCTGCACTCGCTCCAGTCCGTGACGAAGAGCGTGACCTCGGTCGCGTTCGGCATCGCCGTGGACGGAGGTCACATCCCGAGCGTGGAGGCACCCGCCTGGCCCTATTTCGAAATGTACGGGGTCGATCTCGGCGATCCGCGTCGGGCCGCCGCCTCGCTGGAAGACTTCCTCACGATGCGGAGCGGCATCGACTGGGCGGTCCCGGGCCAGACGTATGACGACGGTACCCACCCCACGGTCGTACTTGAGGCGAGCGATGCGTGGATCGACTACGTCGTCGCGCGGCCCGTCGGGACGGAGCCCGGCACTCGCTTCGACTACAACGATGGGGTGAGCGTCCTGCTCGGGAAGATCGTGCGCGAGGCCACCGGACAGCGGCTGGATGCGTGGGCGGAGGAACGCCTGTTCCGTCCCATCGGGATCGACAAGTACTACTGGAAGCTCGCCCCCGACGGCGAAGTCGACAGCGAGGGCGGCCTCTACCTCTCCACCCACGACCTCGCCCGCATCGGATACCTCATGCTCCGCGGCGGGGAATGGGACGGCCGGCAGGTCGTCTCCCGGCAATGGGTCGAAACCTCGACCTCGCCCGTTGTGCCGGACGTGGCCCCCGACAACGACCGGCCCGACACGGGTTACGGATACCAGTGGTGGGTGCCGGTGCACGAGGATGGCGAAACCCGGGTATTCGCGGGCAACGGATACGGGGGCCAGTTCCTCCATGTCGTCCCCGAATACGACCTCATCTCCGTATTCAACGGCTGGACGCTCCACGAACAGCCCGAACTCTTCAGCTGGACCGCACTCCAGGACCGAATCCTCCCCGCGGTGAGCCAACCCCGCCAGGATCCCCCGTAA
- a CDS encoding type II toxin-antitoxin system VapC family toxin, translating to MRLLVDTCTFLWLAAADSRLSRAAEAACRDPGNTVYLSALSAWEIAIKHRLGRLPLPESPVRYVSSRREWLELEPLPFDEASAAHEVLLPVLHADPFDRGLVSQAIVSGLTIVTPDEAISSYPAPVLW from the coding sequence GTGAGGCTGCTCGTCGACACGTGTACGTTCCTGTGGCTGGCGGCGGCGGACTCCCGGCTTTCGCGGGCGGCAGAGGCGGCGTGCCGGGATCCGGGCAACACAGTGTACCTGAGCGCGCTCTCGGCCTGGGAAATCGCGATCAAGCACCGCCTCGGACGGTTGCCGCTCCCGGAGTCGCCCGTCCGCTACGTCTCGAGCCGGCGCGAGTGGCTGGAACTCGAACCGCTCCCCTTCGATGAGGCGTCGGCGGCCCACGAAGTGCTCCTGCCGGTGCTCCATGCGGACCCCTTCGACCGCGGTCTCGTCTCGCAGGCGATCGTGAGCGGATTGACGATCGTCACGCCCGACGAGGCCATCTCCTCGTATCCGGCTCCCGTCCTCTGGTGA